The Dokdonella koreensis DS-123 genome has a segment encoding these proteins:
- a CDS encoding ketosteroid isomerase-related protein: MSATTDLIRDYYAAFNRADWETMLGHLTEDVAHDINQGGRETGKATFRAFLARMDRCYRERLENIVVCASEDGRNASAEYVVHGQYLVADEGLPPARGQAYVLPGGAFFDIRDGKIARVTNYYNLEDWIRQVSA, from the coding sequence ATGTCCGCGACCACCGACCTGATCCGCGACTACTACGCGGCGTTCAACCGTGCCGACTGGGAGACCATGCTGGGCCACCTGACCGAGGACGTCGCCCACGACATCAACCAGGGCGGCCGCGAGACCGGCAAGGCGACGTTCCGCGCGTTCCTGGCGCGCATGGACCGCTGCTACCGCGAACGCCTGGAGAACATCGTCGTGTGCGCCAGCGAGGACGGCCGCAACGCCTCGGCCGAGTACGTCGTGCACGGCCAGTACCTGGTCGCCGACGAAGGCCTGCCGCCGGCCCGCGGTCAGGCCTACGTGCTGCCGGGCGGCGCGTTCTTCGACATCCGCGACGGCAAGATCGCGCGCGTCACCAACTACTACAACCTGGAGGATTGGATCCGCCAGGTCAGCGCCTGA
- a CDS encoding DUF2214 family protein, whose protein sequence is MWTDALLAYAHYASILFLAGYLLCEYLLLRHRDTPPDPAFLARIDIGYFIAAIAVLASGAGRLFFGAKPAAFFLGNPVFHAKISLFVLIGLLSIAPTRAFLRWRRLQREDTGWRIPADQQRRVRLLVLVELHLVALLPLLAALMARGIGYRG, encoded by the coding sequence ATGTGGACCGATGCCCTGCTCGCCTACGCCCACTACGCCAGCATCCTGTTCCTGGCCGGCTACCTGCTCTGCGAATACCTGCTGCTCCGGCACAGGGACACGCCGCCCGATCCGGCCTTCCTGGCCCGCATCGACATCGGCTACTTCATCGCCGCCATCGCCGTGCTGGCGAGCGGCGCCGGGCGGTTGTTCTTCGGCGCCAAGCCGGCGGCGTTCTTCCTCGGCAATCCGGTGTTCCACGCCAAGATCAGCCTGTTCGTGCTGATCGGCCTGCTGTCGATCGCGCCGACGCGCGCGTTCCTGCGCTGGCGCCGCCTGCAGCGGGAAGACACCGGCTGGCGCATCCCGGCCGACCAGCAGCGGCGCGTCCGCCTGCTGGTGCTGGTCGAGCTGCACCTGGTCGCGCTGCTGCCGCTGCTGGCCGCGCTGATGGCGCGCGGCATCGGCTACCGCGGCTGA
- a CDS encoding pyridoxal-phosphate dependent enzyme — protein MSDALPDFSAVEDAARRIAPFVAATPVLRSASLDALAGARLVFKCENFQRVGAFKFRGACNAVWSLTDEEARRGVVTHSSGNHGAALALAARTRGIPAHVVVPEGAVAAKLAGIAAYGATLHSCAPTMAAREATAAHVAAQTGGTLVHPYTDPRVIAGQGTAVLELIREHGPFDAVVAPIGGGGLIGGTAIATHALLPAARVFAAEPEGADDAFRSLRAGQRVSDLVPATICDGLRGLLGAINFALLQRHAVEVLPVSDTEVVAAMRLIWERLKIVVEPSSAIALAAVLRNPEPFASRRVGIVLSGGNVDLDHLPWMS, from the coding sequence ATGTCCGACGCCCTTCCCGATTTCTCCGCCGTCGAGGACGCCGCCCGCCGGATCGCGCCGTTCGTCGCGGCGACGCCGGTGTTGCGCTCGGCCAGTCTCGACGCACTGGCCGGCGCCCGCCTGGTCTTCAAGTGCGAGAACTTCCAGCGGGTCGGCGCTTTCAAGTTCCGCGGCGCCTGCAACGCGGTGTGGTCGCTCACCGACGAGGAGGCCCGGCGCGGGGTCGTCACGCATTCCTCCGGCAACCACGGCGCCGCGCTGGCACTGGCGGCGCGCACGCGCGGCATTCCCGCCCACGTCGTCGTACCGGAAGGCGCGGTGGCGGCCAAGCTCGCCGGCATCGCCGCCTATGGCGCGACGCTGCATTCGTGCGCGCCGACGATGGCCGCGCGCGAGGCCACCGCCGCGCACGTGGCCGCGCAGACCGGCGGCACCCTGGTCCATCCCTACACCGACCCGCGCGTGATCGCCGGCCAGGGCACGGCCGTGCTGGAGCTGATCCGCGAGCACGGGCCGTTCGACGCCGTGGTCGCACCGATCGGCGGTGGTGGGCTGATCGGCGGCACCGCGATCGCCACGCACGCCCTGCTGCCCGCCGCGCGCGTGTTCGCGGCCGAGCCCGAAGGCGCCGACGACGCGTTCCGTTCGCTGCGCGCCGGCCAGCGCGTGAGCGACCTGGTCCCGGCGACGATCTGCGACGGCCTGCGCGGCCTGCTCGGCGCGATCAATTTCGCGCTGCTGCAGCGCCATGCCGTCGAGGTCCTGCCGGTGAGCGACACCGAGGTCGTGGCCGCGATGCGCCTGATCTGGGAACGCCTCAAGATCGTCGTCGAACCGTCGAGCGCGATCGCGCTCGCCGCCGTGCTGCGCAACCCCGAGCCGTTCGCGAGCCGGCGCGTCGGCATCGTGCTGAGCGGCGGCAACGTCGACCTCGATCACCTGCCCTGGATGTCCTGA
- a CDS encoding DMT family transporter, giving the protein MPRPASRAWLALVVLALIWSYNWIVMKQAMAYSGPFSFSALRYLLGTLVLFILLAARGESLRPPPLLLTAAIGLAQTTGFQAFVQWALVDGGAGRTALLAYTMPFWTVLLAWWLLADRPSARHGAGIAVAAAGLVLVLEPWHGLGTAQSAWLAIGGGLFWAIGVVLSKRLFARGGVSALSLTAWQMAFGSAGLVVVALLADERSYDWTGYFVAAVAYNAVLASGLAWVLWSYIVERLPTHVAGMTSLVIPVLGIGFAWWLLGERPDAAEAAGIVLICLALAIVNRRPQPQPR; this is encoded by the coding sequence GTGCCCCGTCCTGCCTCTCGCGCCTGGCTCGCGCTCGTCGTGCTCGCGCTGATCTGGAGCTACAACTGGATCGTCATGAAGCAGGCGATGGCCTATTCAGGCCCGTTTTCGTTCTCGGCGTTGCGCTACCTGCTCGGCACGCTGGTGCTGTTCATCCTGCTGGCGGCCCGCGGCGAGTCGCTGCGGCCGCCGCCGCTGCTGCTGACCGCGGCGATCGGCCTGGCGCAGACCACCGGCTTCCAGGCCTTCGTGCAGTGGGCGCTGGTCGACGGCGGCGCCGGCCGGACCGCGCTGCTGGCCTACACGATGCCGTTCTGGACCGTGCTGCTGGCCTGGTGGCTGCTGGCGGATCGACCCTCGGCCCGGCATGGGGCCGGGATCGCGGTCGCTGCCGCCGGCCTGGTGCTGGTGCTGGAGCCCTGGCACGGCCTGGGCACCGCCCAGAGCGCCTGGCTCGCGATCGGCGGTGGACTGTTCTGGGCGATCGGCGTGGTGTTGTCCAAGCGGCTGTTCGCGCGCGGCGGGGTCAGCGCGCTGTCGCTGACCGCCTGGCAGATGGCGTTCGGCAGCGCCGGCCTGGTCGTCGTCGCGCTGCTGGCGGACGAGCGCAGCTACGATTGGACCGGCTACTTCGTCGCCGCCGTCGCCTACAACGCCGTGCTCGCGTCGGGTCTGGCCTGGGTGCTGTGGTCCTACATCGTCGAGCGCCTGCCGACCCACGTGGCCGGCATGACCAGCCTGGTGATCCCGGTGCTCGGCATCGGCTTCGCCTGGTGGCTGCTCGGCGAGCGCCCGGATGCGGCCGAAGCGGCCGGCATCGTACTGATCTGCCTGGCGCTCGCGATCGTCAACCGGCGTCCGCAACCTCAGCCGCGGTAG